A region of the Methyloprofundus sedimenti genome:
ACGCCAGCGTCAAACCGGCTATAGCATCACGCATTACACCGCCCCGGCTAAAGGGTCGAAGGCCTGCAAAAAATGTCAGCTTCATAGTTATCCCCGGCAAATTTCCCATAAGTATCCAGTTTGCATGAGCGAACAAGCTTGCACCTTCAACCTAGAAACCACAGTTGAGCTCGGATTTTGTGGAAAATCTGCGTGTGAAAGACAAGGCACAGCTCACAGGAAATGGCCGTAACCCTTGGCAAGAGCTGTAACTCAGTATTTCGTGCTCAGATTTATTCACAAAACCATGAAGCAGAGCATAGTCACCCAACAGGTGACAATCAGTTACGATCATTATATTTTATACTCAATCACTTATAATGTTGTTTAGCGGTCAACTACGATTTCTAGGTTCAAGCCTTGCTTTTACTTTTCTTGTTTTTCTTGCTCTCCACGTCAATCTTGCCACTCTTTTTCCCTGCTTGCTTCTCCTCGGCAGCATGATACTTGCTGCGAATATCTTCCATATCCACATGAGCAGGCGGCAGTTTTAAACCCATTTCACTCATGGTATCCGCGACGATCTCCGAGATCGCGAGGTTGCGAAACCACTTGTGATTAGCGGGGATAACATACCACGGTGCATACGGAGTGCTGGTCAGTTCCAGAGCATCTTCGTAAGCCTGGGTGTATTCAGGCCATAACTCACGCTCGGAATAGTCGGCATCGCTGATTTTCCAGTTCCGGGCGGGGTCATCCAACCGCTGTTTGAAACGTGACAATTGCTCATCGGGACTGATGTGCAAAAAAAACTTCAGAATCCTTGTGCCGTTGCTTGAAAGCATCTTTTCGAAATCGTTAATCAGATCATACCGCTTTGACCAAACCCCCTTTTCAACCAGCTTGTGTACACGCACAACAAGCACATCCTCATAGTGCGAACGGTTAAAGATAACTAGCTCCCCCTTGCCTGGTGCATGCTGGTGAGCTCGCCAGAGAAAATCGTGAGCAGCTTCCTCTTTGCTCGGCTGTTTAAAACCAAACACCGATGTTCCCTGCGGGTTCATGCCGCTGAATAAATGCCGCACCACGCCGTCTTTGCCGGCGGCATCTAATGCCTGTAACACCACCAGTAGGGACTGACCGCCATCTGCGTAAAGCAGGTATTGCATTTTGTCCATGTTCTCAAGGTGCTCCTGTATCTTCGGCATCGCCTGTGCGTGCGATTCATGCTTACCGGTGTACAAAGGATCAATTTTATTCAGATGGACCTTTTTACCGGGTTCGACGACAAATTTTTTACGATAATCCATGTTTACGTCCCTTATTTAATTAAGTTAATCTAATAGCTTTCCAGGCAGTCGTTTCACTAAATGAAAAACCATAAATATTGATGTGTCACCAAGTAACACTTCGTTCGCCTTTTGTTGAATATGAGCTCAAAAAAACAAATAGATTAATTACCAGATTACAAAAGTCCAGACGGCCCAAGCCATCAGAAATATTAGCAAAGCAATTGAGGTGATACCGTGCGGTTGCTTTGCATGGTGCATGATGACGTGACGTTTTTTCTTTTTTTCTTGACTGTTTGTTTTTGAATTTGACACTTTTCTTACCTCTAAAATAAATGCTTTCGCATAGTTCCCACGCCGTTGCGTGGGAATTCATTCAGCAATGCTCTAACATTGCGTTACGCCGGAGTATGGGTGCGATCTTAACTATTAACCATGCATTTGCAATAACTGATTCACTACCCCCAAACTTTTTAGATGACGTTCCGTACGATAATCCACATAGCGTTCAGTAATCAGCCTGACTGCGCCCAGCAGAAACATCCAGACTAGATTGTAAGCCCATATCCAGCCGATCAGCATCCATGAAATGGGATCAACCAGCCAACCAAATCTACACATCAGGACGGCCAGTATCTGGGTAAACAAGATCGTCAGGAACAAAGGTGCGGCCGGGAAAGGGCGCAGAAAAAACCAGCGTTCCGTGCGGGTAACAAACAACAGCAAATGCCCGCCGGCAACCAGTTGCAAAAACATCAGGGTTTGTAACTGGGTCTGTGTTGCCAGGCCGAAGAACTCTTGCTGAAGCGGGTCTGAAAGCACTTCCATGCCAATCAATAGTAAACCGAACGATTCAACAATCGAAAACAGGCCAAGCACTGCCGAAACACCCAGCAGCCGGGGCATTTTCCAGCGAATCGGTTTTTCACTGACTGGCGTGTTGTCATAGGCGATGGCCATAATCGGCACGTCATCGAGTAGCGACATGGCGACGATCATAATGGGCGTCAGCGGTGTAAAACCGAGAAATATAGTTGATAGCACCACCAGGAACATAATGTCCATGGTCAATGCCACACGGTAAATAGTATAACTGGTAATGCGTCCAAAAATACGTCGCGCTTCGTCGATGGCACTGTTGATAACCGACAGTCCAGGAGCTGTAAGAATCAGCGCAGCTGCGCCGCGTGCCGCATCAGTAGCCCCGGAAACAGCGGTACCGCAGTCGGCTTGCTTGAGTGCAGGTGCGTCGTTGACGCCGTCACCAGTCATTGCCACCAGATGCCCGCGTGACTGCAAAGCCTTCACGATAGCGTATTTGTGCTCAGGAAAGACACGTGCGAAACCGTCCGCTCGTTCTATCAAATCGACAATTTCCGATGGCACATTATTAGGATCCATATCTTTAGGGAAGGCATCTGCCGCAGCAAGGATATTGGTTCCCATGCCAAGTTGCCTTGCCGTTTCAATAGCGATTGCGGTGTCATCACCGGTAATCATTTTCACCTGCACCCCTTTTTCGCGGGCATTATCAATAGTCCTTTTCGAATCATCACGCGGCGGATCAAACATGGGGAGTACGCCCAATAACGACCAGGTTACTCCGTCATCCTCTGAGCGTGCCACACCCAGCGCTCGCGAGCCCTTGGCAGCCAGTGCGGCAACGATATCCTTGACCTGTTGCGCAACCTCCGCTGAAGGTTTGACAATATCAACTATCGCCTGTGGCGCACCCTTGGTGACTACAAAGGCCTTGCCTGCGGGATCGGTTACGTTTGCTGCTGTGCGTTTGCTTACCGGATCAAAAGGCAAGAATTTGAGTTTTTTCCAGTTGTTAAGCGTGCTTTGATCCTTGAGCGCTGAAATAACCGCGGTATCAATGGCATCTTTATCTTCAATGTTCGATGCGAGTGCTGCGGCCAGAATGCAGTCTTGTGCGTCATTGCCCGCTATCAGAATGGGCTCTGCCAGTGTGAGTTGATTTTTGGTCAAGGTCCCGGTCTTGTCGGAGCAGAGAATATCGACTCCCGCCATCTCCTCAATCGCCGAAAGCTTGGAAACTATCGCTTTTTCCTTCGATAATTGCAGTGCTCCCAGCGCCATAGTCATCGAAAACACCGTCGGCATTGCTACCGGAATTGAAGCAACCAATAACACCAGTACAAATTGCAGGATACCCAGGGCATCGTTGACATCCCAGTCGTCGGCAATGACAATATCATGATAAACCCTAACGGCAACCATGATCAGCGCAAGCAAAACGGCGAGGATAATAAGAAAGTTGCCAATCTGGAACATGGCCTTTTGCGCGTGACTGACCGCTCCAGCACCTGCCACCAGTTTAGCGGTACGTCCAAATAAAGTATTAGAGCCCGTGTTAATGACTACGCAAACCATTTCTCCTTGTTTGACCATACTGCCAGAATACCCCCCATCGCCAACCTTCTTGGCTACTGGTAGTGATTCGCCGGTTAGTGCCGACTGGTCGATGGACGCATAGTCT
Encoded here:
- a CDS encoding plasma-membrane proton-efflux P-type ATPase, translated to MSNIELPATGNTVGADLEKIPVNDLLAQLGVQADQGLSSAEAQQRFAQYGPNALVEKEESLTAKILGHFMGPIAYMIEAAALVSAIIGHWDDFAIISFLLLFNVGLEMWQDRKASNALAELKKGLALETTVMRDGTWQTLGAATLVPGDIIKIRLGMVVPADVRMVSGDYASIDQSALTGESLPVAKKVGDGGYSGSMVKQGEMVCVVINTGSNTLFGRTAKLVAGAGAVSHAQKAMFQIGNFLIILAVLLALIMVAVRVYHDIVIADDWDVNDALGILQFVLVLLVASIPVAMPTVFSMTMALGALQLSKEKAIVSKLSAIEEMAGVDILCSDKTGTLTKNQLTLAEPILIAGNDAQDCILAAALASNIEDKDAIDTAVISALKDQSTLNNWKKLKFLPFDPVSKRTAANVTDPAGKAFVVTKGAPQAIVDIVKPSAEVAQQVKDIVAALAAKGSRALGVARSEDDGVTWSLLGVLPMFDPPRDDSKRTIDNAREKGVQVKMITGDDTAIAIETARQLGMGTNILAAADAFPKDMDPNNVPSEIVDLIERADGFARVFPEHKYAIVKALQSRGHLVAMTGDGVNDAPALKQADCGTAVSGATDAARGAAALILTAPGLSVINSAIDEARRIFGRITSYTIYRVALTMDIMFLVVLSTIFLGFTPLTPIMIVAMSLLDDVPIMAIAYDNTPVSEKPIRWKMPRLLGVSAVLGLFSIVESFGLLLIGMEVLSDPLQQEFFGLATQTQLQTLMFLQLVAGGHLLLFVTRTERWFFLRPFPAAPLFLTILFTQILAVLMCRFGWLVDPISWMLIGWIWAYNLVWMFLLGAVRLITERYVDYRTERHLKSLGVVNQLLQMHG
- a CDS encoding polyphosphate kinase 2 family protein; this encodes MDYRKKFVVEPGKKVHLNKIDPLYTGKHESHAQAMPKIQEHLENMDKMQYLLYADGGQSLLVVLQALDAAGKDGVVRHLFSGMNPQGTSVFGFKQPSKEEAAHDFLWRAHQHAPGKGELVIFNRSHYEDVLVVRVHKLVEKGVWSKRYDLINDFEKMLSSNGTRILKFFLHISPDEQLSRFKQRLDDPARNWKISDADYSERELWPEYTQAYEDALELTSTPYAPWYVIPANHKWFRNLAISEIVADTMSEMGLKLPPAHVDMEDIRSKYHAAEEKQAGKKSGKIDVESKKNKKSKSKA